Proteins from a single region of Corynebacterium casei LMG S-19264:
- a CDS encoding S1 family peptidase translates to MPHLKRVLVGSAFAGAFFIGAPAAGAAELPNPVIDSAGFVDHVRGELSNFGVEAPEVDTQVTDAVDDALHQVVPQEMPQVPDVPQVPEIQAPAVPESVAPEVDVVEEFATEVYNQTEVLTNPNPIGLQEATQPEFKPVLVDPNYVWRNDMFSKVAAGKPFEEFVLHRAPGSYFDAPRVPEESNQSMTSGKSLYGPGTPIYINDQTMCTLTMAGTDAEGRKVGLTAGHCANVGDSVASADSWQVGPTGTVVSKSDELDYAVIELGSDAEVTNSYNGVTATGVGGTVNPGDVVCKRGVATGTTCGMTFMNGNNIQLNQVCATVGDSGAPVFKDGRIVGSISGGYRPGNVGVSCVTPLQGALHVPTVASDSKAVVADMNRRGGVGAGFKLA, encoded by the coding sequence ATGCCGCACCTAAAAAGGGTCTTAGTGGGCTCGGCCTTTGCGGGTGCATTTTTTATTGGAGCCCCAGCTGCGGGAGCTGCTGAACTACCAAATCCGGTCATTGATTCGGCAGGATTTGTAGATCATGTTCGTGGGGAGCTGTCGAACTTCGGCGTTGAGGCCCCTGAGGTAGATACTCAGGTAACTGACGCCGTTGATGACGCGCTGCACCAGGTAGTTCCGCAGGAAATGCCGCAGGTACCGGATGTGCCTCAGGTACCTGAAATTCAAGCGCCAGCGGTGCCTGAGTCAGTAGCGCCTGAAGTTGATGTGGTAGAAGAATTCGCTACTGAGGTCTATAACCAGACTGAAGTGCTGACTAACCCGAACCCGATTGGATTGCAGGAAGCAACCCAGCCGGAGTTTAAGCCAGTACTGGTGGACCCGAACTATGTATGGCGCAACGACATGTTCTCCAAGGTTGCCGCAGGCAAGCCTTTTGAAGAGTTCGTGCTGCACCGTGCACCGGGTTCTTACTTCGATGCACCTCGTGTGCCCGAAGAATCCAATCAGTCCATGACCAGCGGCAAGTCCTTGTACGGTCCGGGCACTCCGATCTACATCAATGATCAGACCATGTGCACCCTGACCATGGCAGGTACTGACGCTGAAGGTCGCAAGGTTGGCCTGACTGCTGGTCACTGCGCCAACGTAGGTGACTCTGTGGCATCTGCTGACTCCTGGCAGGTTGGCCCAACCGGCACCGTCGTGTCCAAGAGCGATGAACTGGATTACGCAGTCATCGAGCTGGGCTCCGATGCTGAGGTCACCAACTCCTACAACGGCGTTACCGCAACCGGTGTTGGCGGAACCGTCAACCCAGGTGATGTTGTCTGCAAACGTGGCGTTGCAACCGGCACCACCTGCGGCATGACCTTTATGAATGGCAACAACATTCAACTCAACCAGGTATGTGCCACCGTCGGTGACTCTGGTGCCCCAGTGTTCAAGGATGGCCGAATCGTTGGTTCAATCTCCGGCGGTTACCGGCCAGGCAACGTTGGTGTTTCGTGCGTGACCCCTCTGCAGGGTGCGCTGCACGTTCCAACCGTTGCATCTGATTCCAAGGCAGTAGTCGCGGATATGAACCGCCGCGGCGGAGTAGGCGCAGGCTTTAAGTTGGCCTAG
- the hisN gene encoding histidinol-phosphatase, whose product MGKYKEDLGLALELAGHADVVTMHRFEASDLSVKEKPDMTPVSDADLACEKKLRAELKKARPQDEVLGEEFGGDAVTKGRQWVIDPIDGTKNYVRGVPVWATLISLLEDGVPVVSVVSAPALRRRWYASKGAGAFRVWCGEPKQLKVSEVSRLYDASLAFSSLSGWGERNMLNNFINLTESTWRLRGYGDFWNYCLVAEGAVDIATEPEVSLWDLAAPSLLVTEAGGTFTDLDGNEGPAGGSAIATNGLLHEKVLSKLNK is encoded by the coding sequence GTGGGTAAGTACAAAGAAGACCTCGGATTAGCGCTAGAACTAGCAGGTCACGCCGATGTTGTGACCATGCACCGCTTTGAGGCCTCCGACCTTTCGGTCAAAGAAAAGCCCGATATGACACCTGTATCGGACGCTGATTTGGCGTGTGAGAAAAAGCTACGCGCCGAATTAAAGAAGGCCCGCCCGCAAGATGAGGTACTAGGCGAGGAATTCGGCGGGGATGCTGTGACCAAAGGACGCCAGTGGGTCATTGACCCGATTGACGGCACCAAGAACTACGTTCGAGGCGTGCCGGTCTGGGCGACACTGATTTCGCTTCTGGAAGATGGCGTTCCGGTGGTGTCTGTCGTGTCAGCGCCGGCGTTGCGTCGCCGCTGGTATGCATCGAAAGGCGCTGGCGCATTCCGCGTCTGGTGTGGTGAGCCAAAGCAACTGAAGGTCTCTGAAGTCTCCCGTCTTTACGATGCCTCCCTGGCGTTTTCCTCCCTGTCTGGCTGGGGCGAGCGCAACATGCTCAATAACTTCATCAACCTGACCGAATCCACCTGGCGCCTGCGCGGCTACGGCGACTTCTGGAACTACTGCCTGGTTGCTGAAGGCGCTGTGGACATCGCCACCGAACCCGAGGTCTCCCTCTGGGACCTGGCTGCACCATCGCTGCTGGTCACTGAAGCCGGCGGCACCTTCACCGACCTCGACGGCAATGAAGGCCCCGCCGGTGGCTCTGCCATTGCCACCAACGGCCTGCTGCACGAGAAAGTCTTGAGCAAGCTCAACAAGTAG